In Oncorhynchus nerka isolate Pitt River linkage group LG26, Oner_Uvic_2.0, whole genome shotgun sequence, one DNA window encodes the following:
- the pih1d1 gene encoding PIH1 domain-containing protein 1: protein MEADSSLLSSEMELQQQEELYQQLLMQTMGKMQSENPRDSRVIRPQPGLCVKTFTLPDKLKVFVNICQSAAVPPPPPLSREALVELLESEDPTGYRVPMSIGEAHTEVDNNSQGCTAYDVVISEEFFQKCQKDPLFQQFLIAVSLEGLENKYNMELSRDWKVLKNRKFLGSVNEQNIRTKSKPVIQEIEPKDTRTAPEPAKRPEFCLLVEPPVGDPEFLIAEIQLPGVASSLSLVLDLGEDRLVLNARPSLFHLDCFIPFFIDQEGSVAQYNTNTQILTVTMPVVSS, encoded by the exons ATGGAGGCAGATTCGTCTCTCCTGAGCTCGGAAATGGAACTGCAGCAGCAAGAGGAGCTCTACCAACAGCTTTTAATGcag aCAATGGGAAAAATGCAAAGTGAAAATCCTCGTGATTCTAGAGTCATCCGGCCACAGCCTG GTCTGTGTGTGAAGACTTTCACCCTGCCTGATAAACTGAAGGTATTTGTCAACATCTGCCAGTCTGCTGCCGTCCcgcccccaccccccctctccaGGGAGGCACTAGTGGAGCTCCTAGAATCAGAAGACCCCACAGGATACAGAGTGCCCATGAGCATCGGAGAGGCCCACACAGAGGTGGACAACA ACTCCCAAGGCTGCACAGCCTACGACGTGGTCATCAGTGAAGAGTTCTTCCAGAaatgccag aaGGATCCTCTATTCCAGCAGTTTCTGATCGCTGTGTCATTGGAGGGGCTGGAGAACAAATATAACATGGAGCTCAGCCGAG aCTGGAAGGTTCTGAAGAACAGGAAGTTTCTGGGCTCTGTGAACGAACAAAATATCCGCACTAAGAGCAAACCTGTGATTCAGGAAATAGAACCCAA ggatACTCGCACAGCGCCAGAACCAGCCAAACG gCCAGAGTTCTGTCTGCTGGTGGAGCCCCCTGTAGGTGATCCAGAGTTTCTGATAGCCGAGATACAGCTGCCTGGAGTG gcctcctctctctccctcgttctggaccttggggaggacaggcttgtcCTGAATGCCCGGCCCTCCCTCTTTCATCTGGACTGTTTCATTCCCTTCTTCATTGACCAGGAGGGCAGCGTAGCACAGTacaacaccaacacacag aTTCTCACGGTGACAATGCCAGTGGTGTCTTCATGA